Genomic segment of Cottoperca gobio chromosome 6, fCotGob3.1, whole genome shotgun sequence:
TCGTACCAATTGTTCATGCCCTTGTGAGGTATATGTAGTTGTGGAAAGTTTCTCTCAAACTCGCCTTTAGGACCTTCATCAACATTGCAAGGCTTCCTATTTCCTCCTGGGGGCACTGttgataaaacatattttttaaaggtttctattagaactgcacacacacacacacacacacacacacacacacacacacacacacacacacacacacacacacacacacacacacacacacacacacacacacacacacacacacacacacacacacacacacacacacacacaccttagcaTACCGTCATTTCCCATTTGTCTTACCCTCGTAAGTGCTTGCATCAGTCGTTGCAGCACTGCATCCTCTCTGTGTGGACACAGGCTGGTCACTGTGCTCACACAGCTCAGTAGACAATAGATGGTGAGTCTCTGCGGCTGTAATGATGTCATATtgaaaataacctttttaatCTTTGCCACCAAAGTTAAGAGTGTAAAGGTTTCTTAAGAAGAATACTCAAGAGTCAAATATGATGTATCACACATCTGTTTCTTTACCTTCTTGAGCACACTGAGAGGCTTCCTGCTGTTTGCACCACAACTCAACTTGTCTACATCTTCTGCACTCAGAACAGGCTCCTGCATGAGGTTGAAAGAAACATATAGGACTGAGAGAAAGGTCTTAACCACAGTATGGGACATGaaaattgtatttcttatttcacAGCCCCCAGGCAATTTGAGAATACTGGAATTATGTCTTCTTATTGGATCCCACTGACCTTTAACTTGTCCAGCCAGGTCCACAACAGACAACTGAGAACCAGAGGATCTGACTCGGTGACCAGCAGAGCCCAGCCACAGTCACTACTGTTCAGTTCCTCCTGTTGAAAAGGCGAGTGAGAGTATTCATCAGCGCTCAAAGTCAAAGTGATATGTTGTAATGTAAAACCAGGTTTGCACCAATGTTTTTCACCTGCAGAAGAGCCGATCTTTGCAGGACAGTTTCTCCTGGAGGACCATGGTCTGCCATTGCCTTAGCAACAGCACGGCCGACTGAGGTTGGGCCTGGATTATGTGGATTCCTGCACAACTTTATTTGACATATATATCAAAATGTTTGAAAGCACTCACATAAAAGCTTTCTTTAATAGTTTAATTTTTTCATTGTAAAAATGCCAGTTACCTCAATGTTGGAGCTGTATTTGGGAAGTGCCTTTTTAGCTGTGCACTTAGACGTCTTAGCACAGTTGTTGCTTGTGGTCATGCTAGATATTGGGATGTTGAGTGTATGAGATTCCTTTTTGGTGGTCTTGTGGCCTGGTTTAAGGGTCTCAAGGATTGGGGTACCTGGTCTCAGATCAGGTCGCATCAGATCCTGTACACACCACTGTCTCTCATTTCCAAGTGTTGGGGTGCAGTATGAACTCAACTCTAGATCCTTCAGGACAGAATTCAACAAAGTGAGAAAAGCCTCAATTGTCAGTTTGATTTTACAGAAGACATTCAGAAACTTTtgtaataaactttgtaattgTGGACGAATAATGTGAAATTGGACCTCATTTACTGCGATTTTGCTGAGGTcagagtcactgtagctgcgtTTGTCCAGCAGCacgtctctcttcctctccaagAATCCCAGTGGCTCGTCCCAGAAGGACACCGACCCTGTGCTCACCCATGACCCCTTGTGACCCTCCCTAAGTAAGGGCAAGTACTGTTTGGCCACCATGGTCTCCCTCACAGTCCTGTTCAGGGTCCTCAGTGCTGACCTCTTCTCCAGCTCAGCCTGGATCtctggaggagcagggagaCCCAGGGCTAAGCAGGAGAGATGTATACACAGGAGGTACACCACCTATAGGGAGGTCAGAAATTAGGAGGAGGTAAACTGCAGTAAAACTAAAGTGCAGTCAGGTATGTTTATGACAAAAAGATTAATGTAGTACAATGATAAAGTCTTGACCTTGGGTGTTTGTCTGAGGGTGCGTGCCTCCTGGCCATGCAGCAGTATCGCCTGTCGGTTTAAGTAATGCTGCAGGG
This window contains:
- the LOC115009177 gene encoding protein tyrosine phosphatase domain-containing protein 1 yields the protein MMPTLIPVPQPSYSQARENLVKAIPPKLLCLLACGGIDCRYEGPECWKLNQQVIRGIFSSWVTNDIIAMARPSKHLIEKYNIVEQFQRLNIKSIINMQLPGEHAHCGPALDPESGFTYSPQIFMDNDIYFYNFRMQDFGVSSLVGIIDGVKVLAFAVGEGRVAVHCHAGLGRTGVLIACYLIYTLRISPSEAIHYVRIKRPRSIQTRAQLSQVSAFACLLGSQLVQYPDLNLRHGVPFTLQHYLNRQAILLHGQEARTLRQTPKVVYLLCIHLSCLALGLPAPPEIQAELEKRSALRTLNRTVRETMVAKQYLPLLREGHKGSWVSTGSVSFWDEPLGFLERKRDVLLDKRSYSDSDLSKIADLELSSYCTPTLGNERQWCVQDLMRPDLRPGTPILETLKPGHKTTKKESHTLNIPISSMTTSNNCAKTSKCTAKKALPKYSSNIELCRNPHNPGPTSVGRAVAKAMADHGPPGETVLQRSALLQEELNSSDCGWALLVTESDPLVLSCLLWTWLDKLKEPVLSAEDVDKLSCGANSRKPLSVLKKPQRLTIYCLLSCVSTVTSLCPHREDAVLQRLMQALTRCPQEEIGSLAMLMKVLKASLRETFHNYIYLTRA